The Glycine max cultivar Williams 82 chromosome 12, Glycine_max_v4.0, whole genome shotgun sequence genome window below encodes:
- the LOC102661367 gene encoding uncharacterized protein, whose translation MPKVKRFRNPQKSAPQPQCPSPCDSTQAPEVPTGNVPLSHESTSEVPAMNPEISSPPSDSTQAPEVPTGNVPLSHVSTSEVPQEDETTRRHVGRESTHCWTVEAIDSEETIKKIKVKVRGVNSLPRELRIIVNFDDQGQAIGEAQALLAGFLGTLAADCKLFPMDYDRWSGPSGVPKAYFDDCFETILKPRFYFKINEAGAKRYCKLSMRRKWAANRQSLWNEFNDPTKTRDEIIKNVSIGIDKDQWARFVHYRHKPSTLELCRRNKEIRSKQVIPHTGGSKANPRRRNELLLETGKLPSRGQLYIETHKRKDGSFVNEAAKTIAEQIEVGLTQSIVDESEVSPLDVVGRVLGLEHSGRV comes from the exons ATGCCAAAGGTGAAGCGTTTTAGAAATCCACAAAAATCAGCACCTCAACCACAATGTCCCTCACCATGTGATTCCACACAAGCTCCTGAAGTCCCAACTGGTAATGTCCCTCTTTCTCATGAATCAACATCTGAAGTTCCAGCAATGAATCCTGAAATTTCTTCCCCGCCAAGTGATTCCACACAAGCTCCTGAAGTCCCAACTGGTAATGTCCCTCTTTCTCATGTATCAACATCTGAAGTTCCACAAGAAGATGAAACAACTAGACGTCATGTTGGGCGTGAGTCTACACACTGTTGGACTGTTGAAGCAATAG ACTCTGAAGAAACGATCAAGAAGATTAAGGTGAAAGTTAGGGGAGTCAATAGCTTACCTAGGGAGTTACGCATCATTGTGAATTTTGATGACCAAGGCCAAGCAATTGGTGAAGCACAAGCCTTGCTTGCAGGATTTCTTGGAACACTAGCAGCtgattgcaaattatttcctatggATTATGATAGATGGTCTGGACCTTCAGGCGTACCTAAAGCTTATTTTGATGATTGCTTTGAAACAATTTTAAAG cctcgattttattttaagattaatgAAGCTGGTGCAAAACGGTATTGCAAATTGAGTATGAGAAGAAAATGGGCTGCAAATAGGCAAAGCTTATGGAATGAATTCAACGATCCAACCAAAACAAGAgatgaaatcataaaaaatgtgtCGATAGGCATAGATAAAGATCAATGGGCTCGCTTTGTTCATTATCGTCATAAACCATCCACATTG GAACTTTGTAGGAGAAATAAAGAGATTCGAAGCAAGCAAGTTATTCCACACACTGGTGGATCCAAAGCTAATCctagaagaagaaatgagttg TTGTTAGAAACTGGGAAGCTACCAAGTCGTGGACAATTATATATTGAAACTCATAAAAGGAAAGATGGATCATTTGTAAATGAAGCAGCAAAGACTATAGCG GAACAAATTGAAGTAGGATTGACTCAAAGCATAGTTGATGAATCTGAAGTTTCTCCTCTTGATGTTGTTGGTAGAGTGTTAGGGTTAGAGCACTCTGGGAGAGTGTGA
- the LOC100794457 gene encoding glutamine synthetase leaf isozyme, chloroplastic, producing the protein MAQILAPSTQWQMRISKSSPNATPITSNMWGSLLWKQNKKVSLTSSAKFRVLAIKSDNSTINRLEGLLNLDITPFTDKIIAEYIWGIGIDVRSKSRTISKPVEDPSKLPRWNYDGSSTGQAQGDNSEVILYPQAIFKDPYRGGNNILVIYDSYTPQGEPIPSSLQTRDTEIFSNPKVQAEVPWYI; encoded by the exons ATGGCACAGATTTTGGCTCCCTCTACGCAATGGCAGATGAGAATCTCAAAATCCTCTCCCAATGCAACTCCCATTACATCAAACATGTGGGGTTCTTTATTGtggaaacaaaataagaaagttTCACTTACCAGTTCTGCTAAATTTAGAGTGCTGGCAATTAAGTCTGACAATAGCACCATCAACAGGCTCGAGGGTCTACTTAATTTGGATATCACTCCATTCACTGACAAGATAATTGCTGAGTACATTTG GGGGATAGGAATTGATGTGCGCAGTAAATCAaga ACAATATCAAAGCCTGTTGAAGATCCCTCTAAGCTCCCTAGATGGAACTATGATGGATCTAGCACTGGACAGGCACAGGGTGATAATAGTGAAGTAATCCTATA tcctcaagcaatttTCAAAGATCCTTACCGTGGCGGTAACAATATTTTG GTCATTTACGATTCTTACACCCCACAAGGAGAGCCTATCCCTAGTTCCCTACAAACAAGAGACACTGAAATTTTCAGTAACCCAAAGGTCCAAGCTGAAGTTCCATGGTATATATAA